In Cloacibacterium caeni, a single window of DNA contains:
- a CDS encoding DUF3078 domain-containing protein, which yields MKKLLIFVFGCLSINMYYSQIESKRILDSISAENWKKNIPNLDSLAEINLQKIDVKHKDSIILKTDKITAELGTEIPITPFQLIKTKEEKVWYFYGQNNMVFNQASFSNWNSGGNNNIGILGKINYNLSFKKRKHYLENNFQLGYGIVAASGQTTRKTEDFINIMANYGYDLGRNYYLSSGLQFISQFAPGYNYVKTPSPNFDDRISKFLAPAYINTGIGISYNPNENFQVIFRPINGKFTIVADKHLQKVGFYGLEKDGQSLRKELGAMVNILYRQKIYKDINLVNQLNFFTNYLYHTERVDFSYNGQLNFRVNKLISANVSADLLYDHDQIKRMQFKQTLGIGFSYNLGIENQDKPKIKKVVKPFL from the coding sequence ATGAAGAAGTTGTTAATTTTTGTGTTCGGTTGTCTATCTATTAATATGTATTACTCCCAAATTGAGAGTAAAAGAATTCTAGATTCCATTAGCGCAGAAAACTGGAAAAAAAACATTCCTAACTTAGATTCTTTGGCAGAAATTAATTTGCAAAAAATAGATGTAAAGCACAAGGATTCCATTATTCTAAAAACCGATAAAATTACTGCGGAACTCGGCACTGAAATTCCTATTACACCGTTTCAATTGATTAAAACCAAAGAAGAAAAAGTTTGGTATTTCTATGGTCAAAACAATATGGTTTTTAACCAAGCGAGTTTCAGCAACTGGAATTCTGGGGGAAATAATAACATTGGGATTTTAGGGAAAATCAACTATAATTTGAGTTTCAAAAAGCGAAAACATTATTTAGAAAATAATTTCCAATTAGGATACGGAATTGTAGCAGCAAGCGGACAAACCACTAGAAAAACAGAAGATTTCATCAATATCATGGCGAATTATGGTTATGATTTAGGAAGGAATTATTACTTGTCTTCAGGTTTGCAGTTTATTTCTCAGTTTGCGCCGGGTTATAATTATGTGAAAACGCCAAGTCCGAATTTTGATGACAGAATTTCTAAATTTTTAGCACCTGCATATATTAATACGGGTATCGGTATCTCGTATAATCCTAATGAAAATTTCCAAGTGATTTTTAGACCGATTAATGGTAAGTTTACCATCGTGGCCGATAAGCATTTGCAAAAAGTAGGTTTTTATGGTTTAGAAAAAGATGGTCAAAGCCTCAGAAAAGAGTTAGGAGCCATGGTGAATATTTTGTACAGACAAAAAATTTATAAAGACATTAATTTGGTAAATCAACTGAACTTCTTTACCAATTATTTATATCATACAGAACGAGTGGATTTTTCTTACAACGGTCAATTGAACTTTAGAGTTAATAAGTTAATTTCTGCCAATGTAAGTGCAGATTTATTGTACGATCACGACCAAATTAAAAGAATGCAGTTTAAGCAAACTTTAGGTATAGGTTTTTCTTATAACCTCGGCATCGAAAACCAAGACAAGCCAAAAATTAAAAAAGTGGTAAAACCATTTTTATAA
- a CDS encoding rhomboid family intramembrane serine protease has product MLKNTIHIKALLIPLFMLSAMWLGFFLQHIGFVENCEGSLIPLVPEGLKGVIFSPLLHGNLEHIASNSVPIAALLFLLYQFYPKLANPVFFYGWIVTGLVVWLLPPMNFFGQEATYTCIIGASGIVYMLAFFLFFSGIFRKDKKLLTVSLLVALYYGSLIWGIFPEELFYRLDEPSRISWQAHLSGAVVGLSLALIFRKKHQEKKKKFIWEFPNYYSEKDDKLWQEYIEGHPEHFLEMPQKKKEEIWEHLDEIRKK; this is encoded by the coding sequence ATGCTAAAAAACACCATCCACATCAAAGCGCTTCTAATTCCTCTCTTCATGCTTTCTGCCATGTGGTTAGGTTTCTTTTTACAACACATCGGTTTTGTAGAAAACTGCGAAGGTTCCCTCATTCCTCTAGTTCCAGAAGGATTAAAAGGCGTAATATTTTCTCCGCTTTTACACGGGAATTTAGAACATATCGCCAGTAATTCTGTACCGATTGCGGCATTGCTGTTCTTGCTCTATCAGTTTTATCCTAAATTGGCCAATCCTGTATTTTTTTACGGATGGATTGTTACAGGACTCGTAGTTTGGTTACTGCCACCTATGAATTTTTTCGGACAAGAAGCTACTTATACCTGCATCATCGGAGCAAGTGGAATTGTATATATGCTAGCATTTTTCTTATTCTTCAGCGGAATTTTCAGAAAAGACAAAAAACTGCTAACTGTTTCCCTTTTAGTCGCCTTGTATTATGGAAGTTTAATCTGGGGAATTTTTCCAGAAGAATTATTCTATCGATTAGATGAACCAAGCCGAATTTCATGGCAAGCTCACCTTTCTGGAGCGGTAGTTGGTCTTTCTCTAGCGCTAATTTTCAGAAAAAAACATCAAGAAAAAAAGAAAAAATTCATTTGGGAATTCCCTAATTATTACAGCGAAAAAGACGATAAACTTTGGCAAGAATACATCGAAGGTCATCCTGAACATTTTCTAGAAATGCCTCAGAAAAAGAAAGAAGAAATCTGGGAACATTTAGACGAAATCAGAAAAAAGTAA
- the dprA gene encoding DNA-processing protein DprA, whose product MLHEEHLYSIALRATPLIGDVNFMRLVEITGSAKETWHLSKKLLKEIPGIGSKITKEIGNEKYLKFAEKEIDFCEKNNIKINLRHLKELPKLLSNCDDAPAILYQKGSLDESLTPISIVGTRNMTSYGKHFIEEFLEILKNKKVLIVSGLALGTDGCAHTEALKNQLKTAGVLAHGLHLIYPSQHKKLAAEILEQDGALLTEFNSSDKPDREHFLQRNRIVAGFSPVTIVIETAFGGGSMSTVSYANDYNREVFALPGKINDKYSQGCNLLIAQNKARILQNFEEILDELQLGKEKEKIGSLFAAREIKLSKDLQPIYDTIASQPQISLDDLSEKLDIPPYKLLPILLDFELKGYIKALSGKQYSII is encoded by the coding sequence ATGTTACATGAAGAACATCTATATTCCATAGCGTTACGCGCTACTCCGCTTATTGGCGATGTAAATTTTATGAGATTGGTAGAAATTACCGGTTCTGCCAAAGAAACTTGGCATCTTTCTAAGAAATTGCTCAAAGAAATTCCGGGAATTGGCTCTAAAATTACGAAAGAAATCGGCAACGAAAAATATTTGAAATTCGCAGAAAAGGAAATTGACTTCTGTGAAAAAAATAACATTAAAATTAATCTTCGCCATTTAAAAGAATTGCCAAAATTACTTTCTAATTGTGATGATGCTCCTGCAATTCTTTACCAAAAAGGAAGTTTAGACGAAAGTTTAACTCCCATTTCCATCGTAGGAACCAGAAACATGACGAGTTATGGCAAACATTTCATTGAAGAATTTCTAGAAATTTTAAAAAATAAAAAAGTGCTCATTGTAAGTGGTTTGGCACTCGGAACAGATGGTTGCGCTCATACAGAAGCCTTGAAAAACCAACTGAAAACAGCAGGAGTTTTAGCTCATGGTTTGCATCTCATCTATCCTTCTCAGCATAAAAAATTAGCCGCAGAAATTTTAGAACAAGATGGCGCTTTACTCACCGAATTTAATTCTAGTGATAAACCAGACCGAGAACATTTTCTGCAAAGAAACAGAATTGTAGCAGGATTTTCTCCGGTTACCATTGTTATAGAAACTGCTTTTGGTGGCGGTTCTATGAGTACCGTAAGTTATGCTAATGATTACAACAGAGAAGTTTTTGCGCTGCCAGGAAAAATCAATGATAAGTACAGCCAAGGTTGTAATTTACTCATCGCACAGAACAAAGCTAGAATTTTACAAAATTTTGAAGAAATATTAGACGAATTGCAATTGGGTAAAGAAAAAGAAAAGATAGGAAGCCTTTTTGCAGCGAGAGAAATTAAACTGAGCAAAGACTTACAACCGATTTATGACACGATTGCTTCTCAACCTCAAATTTCGTTAGACGACTTGAGCGAAAAACTAGACATTCCTCCTTATAAATTATTGCCCATTTTGCTTGATTTTGAGTTAAAAGGATACATTAAAGCACTTTCCGGAAAGCAATATTCTATAATTTAA
- the gdhA gene encoding NADP-specific glutamate dehydrogenase, producing MEQNTIEQKIQEFVAKIEAKNPNEPEFLQAVKEVAVTVIPFIATKEEYRGMKLLERMAEPERVIIFRVPWVDDKGEIQVNRGFRIQMNSAIGPYKGGIRFHPTVNLSVLKFLAFEQVFKNSLTTLPMGGGKGGSDFDPTGKSNNEIMRFCQSFMTEMCKHIGPETDVPAGDIGVGAREIGYLFGQYKRIRNEFTGVLTGKGLAYGGSLIRPEATGYGVVYFGEQMLKTKGEDFKDKIVTVSGFGNVAWGVIKKIEQLGGKAVTISGPDGYVYDKDGITGEKIDFLLELRASGNNRAEDYVKKFPTAEFHAGKRPWEVKCDVAIPAATQNELHLEDAKNLVENGCRCVVEAANMPSTLDAINYFLDNKVLFSPGKASNAGGVATSGLEMTQNSIRLNWSSEEVDARLKEIMIGIHNACRKYGKEEDGYVNYVKGANIAGFVKVAEAMLAQGVV from the coding sequence ATGGAACAAAACACTATCGAACAAAAAATACAAGAGTTCGTTGCGAAAATTGAAGCAAAAAACCCAAATGAGCCAGAATTTTTACAGGCGGTAAAAGAAGTAGCGGTTACAGTTATTCCTTTTATTGCTACCAAAGAAGAATACAGAGGAATGAAGCTTCTAGAGAGAATGGCTGAACCTGAAAGAGTAATCATTTTCAGAGTTCCTTGGGTAGATGATAAAGGTGAAATTCAGGTAAATAGAGGTTTCAGAATTCAGATGAACTCTGCAATCGGACCATATAAAGGAGGAATTAGATTCCATCCTACAGTAAACTTATCAGTGCTTAAATTTTTAGCATTCGAGCAAGTTTTCAAGAACTCATTAACTACTCTACCAATGGGTGGTGGAAAAGGAGGTTCTGATTTTGACCCAACAGGAAAATCAAACAACGAAATTATGCGTTTTTGCCAATCTTTCATGACGGAAATGTGTAAACACATTGGTCCAGAAACAGACGTTCCTGCAGGAGATATCGGAGTAGGTGCTAGAGAAATTGGTTACCTTTTCGGTCAATACAAGAGAATTAGAAATGAGTTTACCGGAGTTCTTACTGGTAAAGGTTTAGCATATGGTGGTTCATTAATCAGACCAGAAGCTACAGGTTATGGTGTAGTATATTTTGGTGAACAAATGCTAAAAACAAAAGGCGAAGATTTCAAAGATAAAATCGTAACCGTTTCAGGTTTCGGTAACGTAGCTTGGGGAGTTATCAAAAAAATTGAACAATTGGGTGGAAAAGCAGTAACTATTTCTGGTCCTGATGGTTATGTTTATGACAAAGACGGTATTACTGGCGAAAAAATAGATTTCTTATTAGAATTAAGAGCTTCTGGAAACAACAGAGCGGAAGATTATGTGAAGAAATTCCCAACTGCAGAATTCCATGCTGGTAAGAGACCTTGGGAAGTGAAATGTGACGTGGCTATTCCTGCTGCTACACAAAATGAACTTCACCTAGAAGATGCTAAAAATTTAGTAGAAAACGGTTGTAGATGTGTAGTAGAAGCGGCAAACATGCCTTCTACATTAGATGCTATCAACTATTTCTTAGATAATAAAGTATTATTCAGCCCAGGAAAAGCTTCTAACGCTGGTGGTGTAGCAACTTCTGGTCTAGAAATGACGCAGAACTCAATCAGATTAAACTGGAGTTCTGAAGAAGTAGACGCTAGACTAAAAGAAATTATGATTGGTATTCACAATGCTTGTAGAAAATACGGTAAAGAAGAAGATGGATACGTAAACTATGTAAAAGGTGCTAATATTGCTGGTTTCGTAAAAGTAGCTGAAGCAATGCTTGCACAAGGTGTAGTCTAA
- a CDS encoding YkgJ family cysteine cluster protein, producing the protein MDLEFYKNQALQKQKELKKFLENLKKKPPKNLDYVVQEMHDEVFDEVDCLSCANCCKTTGPLYTEKDIERISKHLRMKPADFEAKFLRIDEDNDKVLQNLPCFFLNQDNTCSIYEVRPKACREYPHTDRKKIYQINNLMLKNTVICPAAFTFVEKMMKNLTK; encoded by the coding sequence ATGGATTTAGAATTTTATAAAAATCAAGCTTTACAGAAGCAAAAAGAACTCAAAAAGTTTCTAGAAAATCTCAAAAAAAAGCCGCCTAAAAATTTAGATTATGTGGTTCAAGAAATGCATGATGAGGTTTTCGATGAGGTTGATTGTTTGTCTTGCGCCAATTGTTGCAAAACTACAGGACCATTGTATACCGAAAAAGACATCGAGAGAATTTCGAAACATTTGAGAATGAAACCAGCAGATTTTGAAGCAAAATTTCTGAGAATAGACGAAGATAATGACAAAGTTCTGCAAAATTTACCTTGTTTTTTCTTGAATCAAGATAACACGTGTTCTATCTACGAAGTAAGACCAAAAGCTTGCCGAGAATATCCTCATACGGATAGAAAGAAAATTTATCAAATCAATAATCTCATGTTGAAAAACACCGTGATTTGTCCTGCTGCATTTACGTTTGTAGAGAAAATGATGAAGAATCTAACCAAATAA
- a CDS encoding group III truncated hemoglobin: MKDITTIQDIQLLVNTFYESVRESEIGFFFEEIAQVNWEKHLPKMYIFWQALLFADVKFDGNPMGAHFPINEKMAMEKHHFDTWLSLWKSTVDQLFSGEIAESAKSKAENIASLMSYKMEMDTKLRKL, from the coding sequence ATGAAAGACATTACTACCATTCAAGATATACAACTACTCGTCAATACTTTTTACGAAAGCGTTCGAGAATCAGAAATCGGTTTTTTCTTTGAAGAAATCGCCCAAGTAAACTGGGAAAAACATTTGCCCAAAATGTACATTTTCTGGCAAGCATTGTTATTTGCTGATGTGAAATTTGACGGAAATCCTATGGGTGCACACTTCCCTATTAACGAAAAAATGGCAATGGAAAAACATCATTTTGACACGTGGTTAAGTCTTTGGAAATCTACTGTAGACCAATTATTCTCTGGCGAAATTGCAGAATCTGCCAAATCTAAAGCCGAAAATATTGCCAGTTTAATGTCCTATAAAATGGAAATGGATACCAAACTGAGAAAACTATAA
- a CDS encoding DUF6122 family protein: protein MHYFLHLIFPVFIALVFYKENRKKAYFIMLATMLVDVDHLLATPIFQEGRSSIGFHPLHTYPMIFLYFLGVLFLRGNYRIIAIGLLFHMFTDFQDFYFWRWLMKL, encoded by the coding sequence ATGCATTATTTTTTACACTTGATATTTCCAGTGTTTATAGCGCTTGTTTTCTATAAAGAAAATCGGAAAAAGGCTTATTTCATTATGTTAGCCACCATGTTGGTAGATGTAGACCATCTTTTAGCTACGCCAATTTTCCAAGAGGGAAGAAGTAGCATTGGTTTTCATCCTTTGCATACTTATCCTATGATTTTTTTATACTTTTTAGGCGTTTTATTTCTGCGAGGGAACTACAGAATCATAGCAATAGGATTGCTATTTCACATGTTTACAGATTTTCAGGATTTCTATTTCTGGAGATGGTTAATGAAATTATAG
- a CDS encoding DNA alkylation repair protein, producing the protein MYNQILEALQFLSTPEKRDFLPYFFKTGKGQYAEGDQFIGVVVPDSRKLVKEYWQKATLDDVQEILKSEFHEMRLVALLILVTKFEKTKDEKEKKTLVDFYLKNTKYINNWDLVDLSCYKLLGRYCFENQKDEILKKLSNSENMWEKRIAIVATMYHIKKGSHDLTIELALNNLNHSHDLMHKANGWLLREMGKKDEEKLLNFLKTHYQNMPRTSLRYAIEKLDEDLRQDFLKGRI; encoded by the coding sequence ATGTACAACCAAATCCTTGAAGCCTTACAATTTCTTTCTACACCAGAAAAGAGAGATTTTTTGCCGTATTTTTTTAAAACGGGAAAAGGTCAATATGCAGAAGGTGACCAATTCATTGGTGTAGTCGTTCCAGATTCTAGAAAGTTGGTGAAGGAATATTGGCAAAAAGCCACTTTAGATGATGTTCAAGAAATTTTGAAATCAGAATTTCACGAGATGAGATTAGTGGCGCTGTTGATTTTAGTAACAAAATTTGAGAAAACCAAAGACGAAAAAGAAAAGAAAACGCTCGTTGATTTTTATCTAAAAAACACAAAGTATATCAATAATTGGGACTTGGTAGATTTGTCTTGCTATAAATTATTAGGAAGATATTGTTTTGAAAATCAGAAAGATGAAATTTTGAAAAAGTTATCGAATTCTGAAAACATGTGGGAAAAACGCATCGCCATTGTGGCTACGATGTATCATATCAAGAAAGGAAGTCATGATTTAACCATAGAATTGGCGCTGAATAATTTGAATCATTCACATGATTTGATGCACAAAGCAAACGGTTGGCTTCTAAGAGAAATGGGCAAAAAAGATGAAGAAAAATTATTGAATTTTTTGAAAACGCATTACCAAAATATGCCCAGAACTTCACTTCGTTATGCGATTGAAAAACTAGACGAAGATTTACGGCAAGACTTTTTAAAAGGAAGAATTTAA
- the hflX gene encoding GTPase HflX, with the protein MLEKKEHQYEKAVLVGLITQHQDEEKLTEYLDELEFLAYTAGATVEKRFTQKLSQPDSRTFVGSGKAEEIKNFVKENEIGTVIFDDELSPSQLKNLEREMEVKILDRTNLILDIFAQRAQTSYARTQVELAQYQYLLPRLTRMWTHLERQKGGIGMRGPGETEIETDRRIIRDRITLLKEKLKTIDRQMATQRNNRGKVVRVALVGYTNVGKSTLMNALSKSEVFAENKLFATLDTTVRKVVIGNLPFLLTDTVGFIRKLPTQLVESFKSTLDEVREADLLIHVVDISHESFEDHIDSVNQILMEINAHQKPMIMVFNKIDAFAYEKKDEDDLTPATKKNISLEEWKKTWMAKSKYPTVFISALSKENFPEMKKMIYDEVHKIHISRFPYNDFLFEYFEDE; encoded by the coding sequence ATGCTCGAAAAAAAAGAACATCAATACGAAAAAGCCGTTTTAGTAGGCTTAATTACACAGCATCAAGACGAAGAAAAACTTACCGAATACCTCGATGAGTTAGAATTTCTTGCCTATACTGCAGGTGCAACTGTAGAAAAACGCTTTACGCAAAAATTATCTCAACCAGATTCTAGAACCTTTGTAGGAAGCGGAAAAGCAGAAGAAATTAAAAATTTTGTAAAAGAAAACGAAATAGGAACCGTTATTTTTGATGACGAACTTTCACCTTCTCAATTGAAAAATTTGGAGCGAGAAATGGAAGTAAAAATCCTCGATAGAACCAATCTTATCCTTGATATTTTTGCACAAAGAGCACAAACTTCTTACGCAAGAACTCAAGTGGAACTTGCTCAATATCAATATCTTCTTCCAAGATTAACCAGAATGTGGACGCACTTAGAACGTCAAAAAGGAGGAATCGGAATGCGTGGTCCTGGTGAAACCGAAATTGAAACTGATAGACGTATTATTCGTGATAGAATTACGCTTCTAAAAGAAAAGCTGAAAACCATTGATAGACAAATGGCGACTCAACGAAATAATCGTGGAAAAGTGGTGAGAGTTGCGTTGGTAGGATATACCAACGTAGGAAAATCTACCTTGATGAATGCGCTTTCTAAATCTGAAGTTTTTGCAGAAAATAAACTTTTTGCAACGCTAGATACTACTGTTCGTAAAGTGGTAATTGGAAATTTACCATTTTTATTGACAGATACGGTTGGTTTCATCAGAAAATTGCCGACTCAGTTGGTAGAATCTTTCAAATCTACGCTTGACGAAGTTCGCGAGGCTGATTTGCTTATTCATGTAGTAGATATTTCTCACGAAAGTTTCGAAGATCACATTGATTCTGTGAATCAAATCCTCATGGAAATCAATGCGCATCAGAAACCTATGATTATGGTTTTCAATAAAATAGATGCTTTTGCTTATGAGAAAAAAGACGAAGATGATTTAACTCCAGCTACCAAAAAGAACATTTCTCTAGAAGAGTGGAAAAAAACGTGGATGGCAAAATCTAAATATCCTACCGTTTTCATTTCGGCTTTATCTAAAGAGAATTTTCCAGAAATGAAGAAAATGATTTACGATGAGGTTCATAAAATTCATATTTCTAGATTTCCATATAACGATTTCTTGTTTGAATATTTTGAGGATGAGTAA
- a CDS encoding SemiSWEET family sugar transporter, translating into MNINPEVFGFIAGGISSALFIPQIVKIFKEKSAEEISLLTCIIGIISSVLWLYYGVVKESISMMVTNSISIAITVFLLILKWKFSKSL; encoded by the coding sequence ATGAATATCAATCCAGAAGTCTTTGGGTTTATAGCTGGTGGAATTTCCTCAGCGCTTTTTATCCCACAAATTGTTAAAATTTTCAAGGAAAAATCAGCCGAAGAAATCTCTTTGCTCACTTGTATTATAGGAATCATCAGCAGTGTGCTTTGGTTGTATTATGGTGTGGTAAAAGAAAGCATTTCTATGATGGTGACTAACAGTATTTCTATCGCCATCACCGTTTTTTTATTGATTTTAAAATGGAAATTCTCAAAATCTCTATGA
- a CDS encoding SemiSWEET family sugar transporter: MNFNPEILGLIAGTLSCITFVPQIFKTWKSKSVKDISVTSFMIVVTSTLIWLVYGIWKELPSVILTNVVVCISAVIMLLLKWKYSEK; the protein is encoded by the coding sequence ATGAATTTTAACCCAGAAATTCTCGGCTTGATTGCAGGAACATTGTCTTGCATAACTTTCGTTCCGCAAATTTTTAAAACTTGGAAGTCTAAATCGGTAAAAGATATTTCTGTAACTTCTTTTATGATTGTGGTGACCAGTACTTTAATTTGGTTGGTTTACGGAATTTGGAAAGAACTTCCTTCTGTAATTCTCACCAATGTAGTAGTCTGTATATCAGCAGTTATCATGCTTTTACTCAAGTGGAAATATTCTGAAAAGTAA
- a CDS encoding META domain-containing protein, protein MKTRFFIISILSISFFMMSFAPQKEISSLERKWMLVEFQGFTKEELIQKKAYLDLTHFERGGGAKMGCNSIFFSVKLKNNHRIHFSGVGSTMMYCDGNMKLEENFGKLLPTITKYQVKGHFLTLKNKNGQTMKFVAEDWD, encoded by the coding sequence ATGAAAACACGTTTTTTTATAATCAGCATATTATCAATTTCATTTTTTATGATGAGTTTTGCTCCACAGAAAGAAATTTCTTCTCTGGAGAGAAAGTGGATGTTAGTTGAATTTCAAGGATTTACCAAGGAAGAACTCATTCAGAAAAAAGCATATTTAGACCTAACTCACTTCGAAAGAGGAGGTGGCGCAAAAATGGGTTGCAACAGTATTTTTTTCTCTGTAAAATTGAAAAATAATCACAGAATACATTTCTCAGGAGTTGGTTCTACCATGATGTATTGTGACGGAAACATGAAATTAGAAGAAAACTTCGGGAAATTATTACCTACGATAACCAAATATCAAGTAAAAGGGCATTTTTTGACTTTGAAAAATAAAAATGGACAAACCATGAAATTTGTTGCCGAAGATTGGGACTGA
- a CDS encoding S46 family peptidase, with protein MKRIFLLFTFLLSFAQMRADEGMWLMMLVKRLNGKDLQKQGLRLTAEEIYSVNNSSLKDAIVQFNGGCTAEVVSKEGLLFTNHHCGYDAIAALSTPEKNYLKDGFFAMNNKEELPAKNLYVRFLVRMDDVTARINGKLNPQMSADERRAVIEAEYKAIQKENSENGKYTVVVRDFFSGNEFYYFVYQDYKDVRLVGTPTESIGKFGGDTDNWEWPRHTGDFSVFRIYGDAKGNPAEYSLNNVPLKPKYHLPVSMKGVKPGDFTMIMGYPGRTNRYLTSYGINQLVTKDYIGWVEASKSAMDVMKKYMDKDTQIRLDYASQYASVANYWKNRAGTIESVNKNGTVADKQKVEAKFQEWANLAENKATYGNVLSEIEAYYKLIADRNLERNYATQFQRNAKYAVLPYRIGAALKSYIEQNEAGKAAMKARLLAGVEASYDGFHPVVEKDMLQTLLSLYKNKVPFDYQLPVMKYSNPAELANQADASIFSTKESLLKFIENPSLAILENDPLYKFSGIMVAEAMMFGDKYVKADDQFAKNTRLYFDGLRKSMPEKEFYPDANSTMRVTFGKVDRLPIRKDRQYYGVKDNFYTDMKGMVAKYKKGDAEFDLPQRLLDLYKKKDFGPYKDKKGYMPVNFLSDNDITGGNSGSPILNGNGELIGLAFDGNSEALSGDIVFEKQWQKTINLDVRFLLWVMDKYHGAGYLLNEMTIRK; from the coding sequence ATGAAAAGAATATTTTTACTATTCACATTTCTATTGAGCTTTGCACAAATGCGTGCAGACGAAGGAATGTGGCTGATGATGCTCGTAAAGAGATTAAACGGAAAAGACTTACAAAAACAAGGTCTTAGATTAACTGCAGAAGAAATTTATTCTGTAAACAACTCTAGCCTAAAAGACGCCATCGTACAGTTTAATGGTGGTTGTACCGCAGAAGTAGTTTCTAAAGAAGGTTTGCTTTTCACAAACCACCACTGTGGTTATGATGCTATTGCAGCACTTTCTACGCCAGAAAAAAATTATTTAAAAGATGGTTTCTTCGCCATGAACAACAAAGAAGAACTTCCTGCAAAAAATCTTTATGTGAGATTTTTAGTAAGAATGGATGATGTAACAGCTAGAATTAACGGGAAACTTAATCCTCAAATGTCTGCTGACGAAAGACGCGCCGTAATCGAAGCAGAATACAAAGCCATCCAAAAAGAAAATTCAGAAAATGGTAAATATACTGTAGTAGTAAGAGATTTCTTCAGTGGAAATGAATTCTACTATTTTGTATATCAAGATTATAAAGACGTAAGATTGGTAGGAACTCCTACAGAATCTATTGGTAAATTCGGTGGTGATACCGATAACTGGGAATGGCCAAGACATACTGGTGACTTCTCTGTTTTCAGAATTTATGGTGATGCTAAAGGAAATCCTGCAGAATATTCATTAAACAACGTTCCATTAAAACCTAAATATCACCTTCCTGTTTCTATGAAAGGTGTAAAACCTGGTGATTTCACCATGATTATGGGTTATCCTGGTAGAACTAACAGATATTTAACTTCTTATGGAATCAATCAATTGGTGACTAAAGATTATATCGGTTGGGTAGAAGCTTCTAAATCTGCAATGGATGTGATGAAGAAGTACATGGATAAAGACACGCAAATCAGATTAGATTACGCTTCTCAATACGCTTCTGTAGCAAACTACTGGAAAAACAGAGCTGGAACCATAGAATCTGTAAACAAAAACGGAACAGTTGCAGACAAACAAAAAGTAGAAGCTAAATTCCAAGAATGGGCTAACTTAGCTGAAAACAAAGCTACTTATGGCAATGTTCTTTCAGAAATCGAAGCGTATTACAAATTAATTGCTGATAGAAATTTAGAAAGAAACTACGCTACTCAATTCCAAAGAAATGCTAAATATGCAGTTCTTCCTTACAGAATTGGCGCTGCTCTTAAATCTTATATTGAGCAAAACGAAGCTGGAAAAGCGGCTATGAAAGCTAGACTTCTTGCTGGTGTAGAAGCTTCTTACGATGGTTTCCACCCAGTAGTAGAAAAAGATATGTTACAAACTTTACTTTCTCTTTATAAGAACAAAGTACCGTTTGATTATCAACTTCCGGTGATGAAATATTCTAATCCAGCAGAATTAGCTAACCAAGCAGACGCTTCTATTTTCAGCACCAAAGAATCTCTACTTAAATTCATCGAAAATCCTAGTTTAGCTATTCTGGAAAACGATCCGCTTTACAAATTCTCAGGAATTATGGTAGCAGAAGCTATGATGTTTGGAGACAAATATGTAAAAGCTGATGACCAATTTGCTAAAAACACAAGATTATACTTTGACGGTCTTAGAAAATCTATGCCAGAAAAAGAATTCTATCCAGATGCTAACTCTACTATGAGAGTAACTTTCGGTAAAGTAGATAGATTACCAATCAGAAAAGACAGACAATATTATGGCGTAAAAGATAACTTCTATACTGATATGAAAGGTATGGTGGCTAAATACAAAAAAGGCGACGCAGAGTTTGATTTACCTCAAAGATTATTAGATCTATACAAGAAAAAAGATTTCGGTCCATACAAAGACAAAAAAGGTTATATGCCTGTAAACTTCTTATCAGATAATGATATTACAGGTGGAAACTCTGGTTCTCCTATCTTAAACGGAAATGGTGAATTAATTGGTCTTGCTTTCGATGGTAACTCTGAAGCACTTTCTGGAGATATCGTTTTCGAAAAACAATGGCAAAAAACCATCAACCTAGATGTAAGATTCTTACTTTGGGTAATGGATAAATATCACGGAGCTGGTTATTTATTAAACGAAATGACCATCAGAAAATAA